A stretch of the Ptychodera flava strain L36383 chromosome 18, AS_Pfla_20210202, whole genome shotgun sequence genome encodes the following:
- the LOC139117218 gene encoding zinc finger protein 850-like has product MRPFTCKLCGKTFTRSTYLQRHLGLHKEETSFFCKVCSKSFTEGESLQRHMNMHNDENPFVCKVCGKGFTQNGDLKVHVRTHTDEKPFVCKVSGKGLTCKRYLKVHLWTHTDEKPFVCKVCGKGFTQAQRLKTHSRTHTDEKPFVCKVCGKCFTGNEHPKHHMRTHINEEPFVCKVCGNSFTQNRYLKRHMRTHTDEKPFVCNVCGKGFTRNERLKQHMWTHTDEKPVVCNVCGKGFTRNEHLKQHMWTHTDEKPVVCKVCGKGFIRNEHLKLHMWTHTDEKPFVCKVCGKGFTQNGDLKRHMRTHTDEKPFVCKVCGKGFTLNGSLKVHSRTHTGEKPFVCKVCGKGFTQNGYLKVHSRTHTGEKPFVCKVCGKGFTQNGNLKVHSKTHTDVEPFVCKVYGKGCTQNGDLKRHMRTHTGTDEKPFVCEVCGKGCTQNGDLKRHMRTHTDEKPFVCKVCGKGFTQNGHLKVHSGIHTGEKPFVCKVCGKGFTQNGHLKVHTRTHTDEKPFVCKVCGNSFMRKEHLKHHMWTHSDEKPFVCKVCGKGFTHNENLKCHIRIHTCTNEKPFVCKVCGKGFTQNGYLKQHMLTHTDEKPFVCKVCGKGFTRNGDLKRHMSTHTDEKPFVCKVCGKGFRQNGNLKVHMRTHTDEKPFVCKVCSKGFTHNGNLKRHIRTHTDEKPFVCNVCGKGFTRNRSLKHHIVLHKK; this is encoded by the coding sequence ATGAGGCCATTCACTTGCAAACTGTGTGGAAAAACTTTCACAAGGAGTACTTATCTACAAAGGCATCTGGGGCTTCACAAAGAGGAAACATCATTTTTTTGTAAAGTGTGCAGTAAGAGTTTTACAGAAGGTGAAAGTCTGCAACGCCATATGAACATGCATAACGATGAAAATccgtttgtctgcaaagtgtgtggcaagggttttACACAAAATGGAGATCTGAAAGTTCATGTAAGAACACATACAGATGAGaaaccttttgtctgcaaagtgagTGGCAAGGGTTTAACATGTAAAAGATATCTGAAAGTTCATTTGTGGACACATACAGATgagaagccttttgtctgcaaagtgtgtggcaaagGTTTCACACAAGCTCAACGTCTGAAAACTCATAGTAGGACACATACAGATgagaagccttttgtctgcaaagtgtgtggcaagtgTTTCACGGGAAATGAACATCCAAAACATCATATGCGGACACATATAAATGAGgagccttttgtctgcaaagtgtgtggaaatAGTTTCACACAAAATAGATATCTGAAACGtcatatgaggacacatacagatgagaagccttttgtctgcaacgtgtgtggcaagggtttcacTCGAAATGAACGTCTGAAACAGCATATGTGGACACATACCGATGAGAAGCCTGTTGTCTGCAACGTGTGTGGTAAGGGTTTCACTCGAAATGAACATCTGAAACAGCATATGTGGACACATACCGATGAGAAGCCtgttgtctgcaaagtgtgtggtaagggtTTCATTCGAAATGAACATCTGAAACTTCATATGTGGACACATACAGATgagaagccttttgtctgcaaagtgtgtggcaagggtttcacaCAAAATGGAGATCTGAAACGtcatatgaggacacatacagatgagaagccttttgtctgcaaagtatgtggcaagggtttcacaCTAAATGGAAGTCTGAAAGTTCATAGTAGAACACATACAGGTgagaagccttttgtctgcaaagtgtgtggcaagggtttcacaCAAAATGGATACCTTAAAGTTCATAGTAGAACACATACAGGTgagaagccttttgtctgcaaagtgtgtggcaagggtttcacaCAAAATGGAAACCTGAAAGTTCATAGTAAGACACATACAGATGTGgagccttttgtctgcaaagtgtatGGCAAGGGTTGCACACAAAATGGAGATCTGAAACGTCATATGAGGACGCATACCGGTACAGATgagaagccttttgtctgcgaagtgtgtggcaagggttgCACACAAAATGGTGATCTGAAACGtcatatgaggacacatacagatgagaagccttttgtctgcaaagtgtgtggcaagggtttcacaCAAAATGGACATCTGAAAGTTCATAGTGGGATACATACAGGTgagaagccttttgtctgcaaagtgtgtggcaagggtttcacaCAAAATGGACATCTGAAAGTTCATACTAGGACACATACAGATgagaagccttttgtctgcaaagtgtgtggaaatAGTTTCATGCGAAAAGAACATCTGAAACATCATATGTGGACACACTCTGATgagaagccttttgtctgcaaagtgtgtggcaagggtttcacaCATAACGAAAATCTAAAATGTCATATTaggatacatacatgtacaaatgagaagccttttgtctgcaaagtgtgtggcaagggtttcacaCAAAATGGATATCTGAAACAACATATGTTGACACATACAGATgagaagccttttgtctgcaaagtgtgtggcaagggtttcacaCGAAATGGAGATCTGAAACGTCATATGTCGACACATACAGATgagaagccttttgtctgcaaagtgtgtggcaagggtttcagACAAAATGGAAACCTGAAAGTTCATATGCGGACACATACAGATgagaagccttttgtctgcaaagtgtgtagCAAGGGTTTCACACATAATGGAAATCTGAAACGTCATATCAGGACACATACAGATgagaagccttttgtctgcaacgtgtgtggcaagggtttcacaCGTAATAGAAGTCTCAAACATCATATTGTGCTCCATAAAAAGTGA